The following proteins are encoded in a genomic region of Sporichthya brevicatena:
- a CDS encoding RNA polymerase sigma factor — translation MTGNGRGKAPGGPPPGGDPLPTEGVGRVRAVLALGGVPRSELDDGVQQVRLRLLEQAARPGQEPIRDPVAWAVVVASRVAIDWHRGVKRDDGLRERLAARWTSPPEPAPEDRVLAMAVAAGLDALPDQHKQVLVLRFYADLPVKDIALALDVPEGTVKSRLHAAVNAMRERLRETEVIDHE, via the coding sequence GTGACCGGAAACGGTCGCGGGAAGGCGCCCGGCGGCCCGCCGCCGGGTGGCGACCCGCTCCCGACCGAGGGTGTGGGCCGCGTGCGTGCGGTCCTCGCCCTCGGTGGGGTGCCGAGGTCCGAGCTGGACGACGGCGTCCAGCAGGTCCGACTGCGGTTGCTCGAGCAGGCGGCCCGGCCGGGGCAGGAGCCCATCCGGGACCCGGTGGCCTGGGCGGTCGTGGTGGCCTCACGCGTGGCGATCGACTGGCACCGTGGGGTGAAGCGGGACGACGGGCTGCGCGAGCGGCTCGCCGCCCGGTGGACGTCCCCGCCGGAACCGGCGCCCGAGGACCGGGTGCTGGCGATGGCGGTCGCGGCGGGGCTCGACGCCCTGCCGGACCAGCACAAGCAGGTCCTCGTGCTGCGGTTCTACGCGGACCTGCCGGTGAAGGACATCGCCCTGGCGCTCGACGTCCCCGAGGGCACCGTGAAGAGCCGGCTGCACGCGGCCGTGAACGCGATGCGCGAGCGACTGCGCGAGACGGAGGTGATCGACCATGAGTGA
- the ligD gene encoding non-homologous end-joining DNA ligase: MGAMAGSKQAQKIAVEVEGRRLQLSNLDKVLYPATGFTKGEVIDYYSRIAPVLLPHLAGRAATRVRFPDGVDGNSFFEKNAPKATPEWVRTVTLPTPGSSRGRETIDFVVVEDVPTLIWLANLAALELHVHQWTVGPRGGVHGVDRLVFDLDPGAPAALAECAQVALMLREVLADLGLEALAKTSGSKGMQLYVGLAETDPGRTHGFAKDLAVAMEEAHPELVVHRMEKALRGGKVLIDWSQNAAAKTTVAPYSLRARVRPTVSTPVTWDEVAEAAEGRELAFTAPEVLARVDELGDLFAPLLTADVRLP, translated from the coding sequence ATGGGTGCCATGGCGGGTTCGAAGCAGGCCCAGAAGATCGCGGTCGAGGTCGAGGGCCGCCGGCTGCAGCTGTCGAACCTGGACAAGGTGCTCTATCCGGCCACCGGGTTCACCAAGGGCGAGGTCATCGACTACTACTCCCGGATCGCCCCGGTGCTGCTCCCGCACCTGGCCGGTCGGGCCGCGACGCGGGTGCGCTTCCCGGACGGCGTCGACGGCAATTCCTTCTTCGAGAAGAACGCCCCGAAGGCGACGCCGGAATGGGTCCGGACGGTCACGCTGCCCACCCCGGGCAGCTCCCGCGGCCGGGAGACCATCGACTTCGTCGTCGTGGAGGACGTCCCGACGCTGATCTGGCTGGCCAACCTCGCCGCGCTGGAACTGCACGTCCACCAGTGGACGGTCGGCCCCCGCGGGGGCGTGCACGGCGTCGACCGCCTGGTCTTCGACCTCGACCCCGGCGCTCCCGCGGCGCTGGCGGAGTGCGCCCAGGTCGCGCTGATGCTCCGGGAGGTGCTCGCGGACCTGGGGCTGGAGGCCCTGGCGAAGACCTCCGGGTCCAAGGGGATGCAGCTCTACGTGGGTCTCGCCGAGACCGACCCCGGCCGCACGCACGGCTTCGCCAAGGACCTCGCGGTCGCGATGGAGGAGGCGCACCCCGAGCTCGTCGTCCACCGCATGGAGAAGGCCCTGCGCGGCGGCAAGGTCCTCATCGACTGGAGCCAGAACGCCGCGGCGAAGACCACCGTCGCCCCGTACTCGCTGCGCGCCCGCGTCCGCCCGACGGTGTCGACGCCGGTGACCTGGGACGAGGTCGCCGAGGCGGCCGAGGGCCGCGAGCTCGCGTTCACCGCCCCCGAGGTCCTCGCGCGCGTCGACGAGCTCGGCGACCTGTTCGCCCCGCTGCTGACCGCGGACGTGCGCCTGCCCTGA
- a CDS encoding TetR/AcrR family transcriptional regulator encodes MSAIEESQPPRAGRLPRNARRRQLLDAALSVFVAQGYHAAAMDDIADKAGVSKPVLYQHFPGKRDLYLALLDESAASLMEAVRSAMSATDDNKERVRATVAAYYEFVEDKTGAFRLVFESDLIGEPEVRDRLEAVERQCAEIAAEVIASDTGLPDAEARLLGAGLAGIAQVTARTWAANGEPLPREQAIDLVASLAWRGIRGFPRTDEH; translated from the coding sequence GTGAGCGCCATCGAGGAGAGCCAGCCGCCCCGGGCGGGCCGGCTGCCGCGCAACGCGCGGCGCCGCCAGCTGCTCGACGCCGCGCTGTCCGTCTTCGTCGCGCAGGGGTACCACGCGGCCGCGATGGACGACATCGCCGACAAGGCCGGCGTCAGCAAGCCCGTGCTGTACCAGCACTTCCCGGGCAAGCGTGACCTCTACCTGGCGCTGCTCGACGAGAGCGCGGCCTCCCTGATGGAGGCAGTCCGGTCGGCGATGTCCGCCACCGACGACAACAAGGAGCGCGTCCGCGCGACGGTCGCGGCCTACTACGAGTTCGTCGAGGACAAGACCGGCGCGTTCCGCCTCGTCTTCGAGTCCGACCTCATCGGTGAGCCCGAGGTCCGGGACCGCCTGGAGGCCGTCGAGCGCCAGTGCGCCGAGATCGCCGCCGAGGTCATCGCCTCCGACACCGGCCTGCCGGACGCCGAGGCCCGGCTGCTCGGGGCCGGCCTGGCCGGGATCGCGCAGGTAACCGCCCGGACGTGGGCCGCGAACGGCGAGCCCCTCCCCCGCGAGCAGGCCATCGACCTCGTCGCCTCCCTCGCGTGGCGCGGGATCCGCGGCTTCCCGCGGACCGACGAGCACTGA
- a CDS encoding DUF3107 domain-containing protein: MEIKVGVQHSPRELAVESPLSAEELESVINSALSNPDGVLTLVDERGRKVVVPTSKVAYVEIGEPETRRVGFGAL, translated from the coding sequence GTGGAGATCAAGGTCGGGGTTCAGCACTCGCCGCGCGAGCTGGCCGTGGAGTCTCCGCTCAGCGCCGAGGAGCTCGAGTCGGTCATCAACAGCGCGCTGTCGAACCCCGACGGGGTCCTCACGCTGGTCGACGAGCGCGGCCGCAAGGTCGTCGTCCCGACCTCGAAGGTCGCCTACGTCGAGATCGGCGAGCCGGAGACCCGGCGCGTGGGCTTCGGCGCGCTCTAA
- a CDS encoding ferritin-like fold-containing protein, which yields MNAAGDRGPQAGPDEAVVDLLGVMACGELLAFERLAHDAALAPTIEDKAELARMAVAEFTHFTTLREHLVKIGADPAAAMAPFVEPLGDFHRRTAASNWLEGLVKAFVGDGLAADFYREISGYLDPATAGLVQEVLADSGHSAFAVEHVRAAIDADPRVAGPLALWGRRLMGEALTQAQRVAGEREALAALIVGGSGPDRPGIDLNEIGAMLGRLTAAHSERMAALGLEA from the coding sequence GTGAACGCGGCGGGGGACCGGGGTCCGCAGGCCGGCCCGGACGAGGCCGTCGTCGACCTGCTGGGCGTCATGGCGTGCGGAGAACTGCTCGCGTTCGAGCGTCTGGCGCACGACGCGGCGCTCGCGCCGACGATCGAGGACAAGGCCGAACTCGCCCGCATGGCCGTGGCGGAATTCACCCACTTCACCACGCTGCGGGAGCACCTGGTGAAGATCGGCGCGGACCCGGCGGCCGCAATGGCGCCGTTCGTGGAGCCGCTGGGGGACTTCCACCGCCGGACCGCGGCCTCGAACTGGCTGGAGGGCCTGGTCAAGGCGTTCGTCGGTGACGGCCTCGCCGCCGACTTCTACCGGGAGATCAGCGGGTACCTCGACCCGGCGACCGCCGGCCTGGTCCAGGAGGTCCTCGCCGACAGCGGGCACTCGGCGTTCGCCGTCGAGCACGTCCGGGCGGCCATCGACGCCGACCCCCGCGTCGCCGGCCCGCTCGCGCTGTGGGGCCGGCGGCTCATGGGCGAGGCGCTGACGCAGGCCCAACGCGTCGCCGGGGAGCGCGAGGCGCTCGCCGCGCTGATCGTGGGCGGCAGCGGCCCGGACCGGCCCGGCATCGACCTCAACGAGATCGGCGCCATGCTCGGCCGGTTGACCGCCGCCCACAGCGAGCGGATGGCGGCGCTGGGGCTGGAGGCCTGA
- a CDS encoding DEAD/DEAH box helicase produces the protein MGPLRSRRSLPVAVHEGRPKRSRRIPLTTFSELGVIPAIVDALADEGIVNAFPIQELTLPIALTGTDVIGQARTGTGKTLAFGIPLLQRVVAPLDDEWSELVDFGKPQALVIVPTRELCTQVANDLLVAGKRRGVRVAAIYGGRAYEPQVAALQAGVEVVVGTPGRLLDLRKQRHLDLKHVKSLVLDEADEMLDLGFLPDVERLIEDTPASRQSMLFSATMPGPVLAMARRYLRTPTNIRAEASGDETTVPLTEQHVYRTHKMDKIECLARILQAEGRKLAMVFCPTKRLAQQVSDDLADRGFASAAVHGDLGQGAREQALRAFRSGKVDILVATDVAARGIDVDDVTHVVNYVCPDDEKTYVHRIGRTGRAGRTGVAVTFVDWSDMTRWQLIDKALGLELGDPAETYSTSPHLYSELGIPEGTKGTLPRAARTRAGLDAEEVEDLGETGRNRSKSGGGRGPVTPRGRAEEDPGPRKPRPKRNRTRTRTRSGQPVEAGAEGSSAPAESAPAGGPAAEGGDAPARTRTRSRRRTRSGAASEGDAATD, from the coding sequence GTGGGACCGCTTCGTTCACGGCGGTCACTCCCCGTCGCCGTCCACGAAGGACGGCCGAAACGAAGTAGGCGAATCCCTCTGACCACATTTTCCGAGCTCGGTGTCATCCCGGCCATCGTCGACGCCCTCGCTGACGAGGGCATCGTCAACGCCTTCCCGATCCAGGAACTGACCCTCCCCATCGCGCTGACCGGCACGGATGTCATCGGCCAGGCGCGCACCGGCACCGGCAAGACCCTCGCGTTCGGCATCCCGCTGCTGCAGCGGGTCGTCGCCCCGCTCGACGACGAGTGGTCCGAGCTGGTCGACTTCGGCAAGCCGCAGGCGCTGGTGATCGTCCCGACGCGCGAGCTGTGCACGCAGGTCGCGAACGACCTGCTGGTCGCCGGCAAGCGCCGCGGCGTCCGCGTCGCCGCCATCTACGGCGGCCGCGCCTACGAGCCGCAGGTCGCCGCGCTGCAGGCCGGTGTCGAGGTCGTCGTCGGCACGCCCGGTCGCCTGCTCGACCTGCGCAAGCAGCGTCACCTCGACCTCAAGCACGTGAAGTCGCTCGTCCTCGACGAGGCCGACGAGATGCTCGACCTGGGCTTCCTCCCGGACGTCGAGCGCCTCATCGAGGACACCCCGGCGAGCCGCCAGAGCATGTTGTTCTCGGCGACGATGCCCGGCCCGGTCCTCGCGATGGCACGCCGCTACCTGCGGACGCCGACGAACATCCGCGCCGAGGCCTCGGGCGACGAGACCACCGTCCCGCTGACCGAGCAGCACGTGTACCGCACGCACAAGATGGACAAGATCGAGTGCCTCGCGCGGATCCTGCAGGCCGAGGGCCGCAAGCTCGCGATGGTGTTCTGCCCGACCAAGCGGCTCGCCCAGCAGGTCTCGGACGACCTCGCCGACCGCGGCTTCGCCTCCGCCGCCGTCCACGGTGACCTCGGCCAGGGCGCCCGCGAGCAGGCACTGCGCGCGTTCCGCTCCGGGAAGGTCGACATCCTCGTCGCGACCGACGTCGCCGCCCGTGGCATCGACGTCGACGACGTCACCCACGTCGTGAACTACGTGTGCCCGGACGACGAGAAGACCTACGTGCACCGCATCGGCCGCACCGGCCGCGCGGGCCGGACCGGCGTCGCGGTGACGTTCGTCGACTGGTCCGACATGACCCGCTGGCAGCTGATCGACAAGGCCCTCGGCCTCGAGCTCGGCGACCCGGCGGAGACCTACTCCACGTCCCCGCACCTGTACTCCGAACTCGGCATCCCCGAGGGCACCAAGGGCACGCTCCCCCGTGCCGCCCGGACCCGCGCCGGCCTGGACGCCGAGGAGGTCGAGGACCTCGGCGAGACCGGGCGCAACCGCAGCAAGTCCGGCGGCGGCCGTGGCCCGGTCACGCCGCGCGGCCGCGCCGAGGAGGACCCCGGCCCCCGCAAGCCGCGACCGAAGCGCAACCGCACGCGGACCCGTACCCGGAGCGGTCAGCCGGTCGAGGCGGGCGCCGAGGGCAGCAGCGCCCCGGCCGAGTCCGCCCCCGCCGGTGGTCCGGCGGCCGAGGGCGGCGACGCCCCGGCGCGGACCCGCACCCGCAGCCGTCGGCGCACCCGCAGCGGCGCCGCCTCGGAAGGCGACGCCGCTACCGACTGA
- a CDS encoding DUF11 domain-containing protein — MLNGEETNPVGGACSSYGSLQALAANLGELNGTVPPGQNHAVAAFTDNEGTSPANAAVLRTSAPLPLSVTNRFLTFGVSVAVTNCTASAADPQPRLNFFLVDDATLIPVNDTALNPCAGGGARATVRMDSDNSVLFTGTELGLVMQNENGTAGGNDFAFDDIRILDATPSLDKEFVPAAIQTGQTGRVRFTITNTTEQAAKENWSFTDTLPTGMTVASPANAVTDCADGVVTADPGTTSIALAGDLEAGDTACTLEVDVAVTGAGSYVNAPGDVTATGLNPPEGATLTVTDPTPFDCLAPRIFLAQKNDTQLDSLSPGSTDVTPVSPATTGVTYNAIAMNPQDNLIYAIRIDAGGQWNLLRIDGNGVVADLGPTTVGWVNSAAFDDAGNLWVFNNSTGATFRVDVATRAATAVTRTEAGPATGGGLPPDVAWVGGAFWGKIAGADRFVRIQTDGTTSRFEGGDVIPAGATTGVAWTYGNGNLGLSNNTNGDIYQVAIGAANSATPTFTRVSTQTGPGSSNNDGTACPGQPVNLAITKSASPATVQPGQPVTYTLTVTNHGPGHSSGYVVNDQLPAGLADATTTTPGCTIDSGALHCVGSPLPANQSHVITYGGTAPATPGSLLNSATVTGNEEDPTPGNNTSGITTPVVVPTPTPTPTPTPKPPTTTRQRPDLSVVVKAPASVRPGGGISLKLKIRNHGPGRSTDGVLKYKLPKGMTSAKLKFPKGVTCSTAKQTVTCKLGTIRAGKGLTISVIGKVGRNAKGALNNKARVSAPGDPNVRNNQNTARTRIVPGRGYGACSVGGANAPDDVDVTGC; from the coding sequence GTGCTCAACGGCGAGGAGACCAATCCGGTGGGCGGCGCCTGCTCGAGTTACGGCAGTCTGCAGGCCTTGGCCGCGAACCTGGGCGAGCTCAACGGGACGGTGCCGCCTGGGCAGAATCACGCCGTCGCCGCCTTCACGGACAACGAGGGGACCTCGCCGGCGAACGCGGCTGTCCTGCGCACGTCAGCGCCGCTGCCGCTGTCGGTGACCAACCGCTTCCTCACGTTCGGTGTCAGCGTCGCGGTGACGAACTGCACCGCGAGTGCTGCCGACCCGCAGCCGCGCCTGAACTTCTTCCTCGTGGACGACGCGACGCTGATCCCCGTCAACGACACCGCCCTGAATCCCTGTGCCGGCGGGGGCGCCAGGGCGACCGTGCGGATGGACTCCGACAACTCGGTGCTCTTCACCGGCACCGAACTCGGCCTGGTGATGCAGAACGAGAACGGGACGGCGGGCGGCAACGACTTCGCCTTCGACGACATCCGGATCCTCGACGCGACGCCGTCGCTCGACAAGGAGTTCGTGCCGGCGGCGATCCAGACGGGGCAGACCGGTCGGGTGCGGTTCACGATCACGAACACCACGGAACAGGCGGCGAAGGAGAACTGGTCGTTCACGGACACCCTGCCGACCGGGATGACGGTCGCATCGCCGGCGAACGCCGTGACCGACTGCGCCGACGGGGTTGTCACTGCGGACCCGGGAACGACCTCGATCGCGCTGGCCGGTGACCTCGAGGCGGGCGACACCGCCTGCACGCTCGAGGTGGACGTGGCGGTGACCGGCGCCGGCTCGTACGTCAACGCGCCGGGTGACGTGACGGCGACGGGTCTGAACCCGCCGGAGGGCGCGACGCTGACGGTCACGGACCCGACCCCGTTCGACTGCCTGGCGCCGCGGATCTTCCTCGCGCAGAAGAACGACACGCAGCTGGACTCGCTGAGCCCGGGGTCGACCGACGTCACCCCGGTCAGCCCGGCCACGACCGGCGTCACCTACAACGCGATCGCGATGAACCCGCAGGACAACCTGATCTACGCGATCCGGATCGACGCCGGCGGGCAGTGGAACCTGCTCCGCATCGACGGGAACGGTGTGGTGGCCGACCTCGGCCCGACCACGGTCGGGTGGGTGAACTCGGCCGCGTTCGACGACGCCGGCAACCTCTGGGTCTTCAACAACTCCACCGGCGCCACCTTCCGCGTCGACGTCGCGACTCGCGCGGCAACGGCGGTGACGCGCACCGAGGCCGGTCCCGCCACCGGGGGCGGGTTGCCGCCGGACGTGGCGTGGGTCGGCGGCGCCTTCTGGGGAAAGATCGCCGGCGCGGACCGGTTCGTGCGGATCCAGACCGACGGGACCACGAGCCGCTTCGAGGGTGGCGACGTGATCCCGGCCGGGGCCACGACCGGCGTCGCCTGGACCTACGGCAACGGCAACCTGGGCCTGTCGAACAACACCAACGGCGACATCTACCAGGTCGCGATCGGCGCCGCGAACTCGGCGACGCCGACGTTCACCCGGGTGTCGACGCAGACGGGCCCGGGGTCGTCCAACAACGACGGCACGGCCTGCCCCGGTCAGCCCGTGAACCTCGCGATCACCAAGAGCGCGAGCCCCGCGACGGTGCAGCCGGGGCAGCCGGTGACCTACACGCTCACGGTCACCAACCACGGACCGGGCCACAGCTCGGGCTACGTGGTCAACGACCAACTGCCGGCGGGTCTGGCGGACGCGACGACGACGACCCCCGGGTGCACGATCGACTCGGGCGCCCTGCACTGCGTCGGGTCGCCGCTGCCGGCGAACCAGAGCCACGTGATCACCTACGGCGGCACGGCCCCGGCGACTCCGGGCTCGCTGCTGAACTCCGCGACGGTGACCGGCAACGAGGAGGACCCGACCCCGGGCAACAACACGAGCGGGATCACCACACCGGTCGTGGTGCCGACCCCGACCCCGACCCCGACCCCGACGCCCAAGCCGCCGACGACGACGCGGCAGCGTCCGGACCTGTCGGTCGTGGTGAAGGCGCCGGCGTCGGTGCGCCCGGGTGGCGGCATCTCGCTGAAGCTGAAGATCCGTAACCACGGGCCGGGCCGCAGTACGGACGGCGTGCTGAAGTACAAGCTGCCCAAGGGGATGACGTCGGCGAAGCTGAAGTTCCCGAAGGGCGTGACGTGCTCGACGGCGAAGCAGACCGTGACGTGCAAGCTCGGGACGATCCGCGCCGGCAAGGGCCTGACGATCTCGGTGATCGGCAAGGTCGGCCGCAACGCCAAGGGCGCCCTCAACAACAAGGCCCGGGTCTCGGCTCCGGGGGACCCGAACGTGCGGAACAACCAGAACACCGCACGGACCCGGATCGTCCCGGGTCGCGGCTACGGCGCCTGCAGCGTCGGCGGCGCGAACGCACCGGACGACGTCGACGTCACCGGCTGCTGA
- a CDS encoding ParA family protein, protein MWGVTRTLAVANQKGGVAKTTTVVSLGAALNEFGRRVVVVDLDPQACLTFSLGLDPDSLQLSVHDVLLGRVPAKTALHPVADGFDLLPATIDLAGSEALLMTRTGREFALRSALAELAADYDVILLDAPPALGVLTLNALTAADYVLIPLQCETLSHRGVGQLLDTVGDVQRITNRDLRVLGVLPTLFDGRTTHSRAVIADVAQRYGVAVLEPPIPRSIRFAEAPAAGKSVLSTAKSSSGAQAYRELADRLIKDGVL, encoded by the coding sequence ATGTGGGGGGTGACCCGGACCCTTGCCGTCGCCAACCAGAAGGGCGGCGTCGCGAAGACCACGACCGTGGTCTCGCTCGGGGCCGCCCTGAACGAGTTCGGCCGTCGTGTCGTCGTCGTGGACCTCGACCCCCAGGCGTGCCTGACGTTCTCCCTCGGGCTCGACCCGGACTCGCTGCAGCTCTCGGTGCACGATGTGCTGCTCGGGCGGGTCCCGGCGAAGACCGCCCTGCACCCGGTCGCGGACGGGTTCGACCTGCTGCCGGCGACGATCGACCTCGCCGGGTCCGAGGCGCTGCTGATGACGCGTACGGGCCGGGAGTTTGCGCTGCGCTCGGCCCTCGCGGAGCTCGCCGCCGACTACGACGTGATCCTGCTCGACGCCCCGCCGGCGCTCGGGGTCCTCACGCTGAACGCACTCACCGCGGCCGACTACGTCCTGATCCCGCTGCAGTGCGAGACCCTCTCGCACCGCGGGGTCGGTCAGTTGCTCGACACCGTCGGTGACGTCCAGCGGATCACCAACCGCGACCTCAGGGTGCTCGGCGTCCTGCCGACGCTCTTCGACGGCCGCACGACGCACTCGCGCGCGGTCATCGCGGACGTGGCGCAGCGCTACGGCGTCGCGGTGCTGGAGCCGCCGATCCCGCGCTCCATCCGGTTCGCGGAGGCGCCGGCGGCCGGCAAGTCCGTGCTGTCGACGGCGAAGTCGTCCAGCGGCGCCCAGGCCTACCGCGAACTCGCGGACCGGCTGATCAAGGACGGGGTGCTCTGA
- a CDS encoding alpha/beta hydrolase produces the protein MSTPPHLRLPDCAKAYLLDTDRGPFAVHDATPPDGAAAAATVLLVPGFTGSKEDFITALEPLASAGYRAVAVDQRGQFETPGPDDPAAYTIEALGADVVAVARALEDGPVHLVGHSFGGLAVRAAVIEDPAAIRSATLLCSGPGAIAGPEATRCQMFLELLAEMELPEIWTFISSMAEANDEYTGVGSDVVDFMGRRFRSSAKASLIGMATILLDTPDRSADLAATGVPLLVAYGEDDFIWPPAEQAAMAARLGARHEVIADAAHSPAVQAPEAFARLMIDFISTLP, from the coding sequence GTGAGCACACCTCCCCACCTGCGCCTGCCGGACTGCGCGAAGGCCTACCTCCTCGACACCGACCGCGGCCCGTTCGCGGTGCACGACGCCACGCCCCCGGACGGCGCCGCGGCGGCCGCCACCGTCCTGCTCGTCCCCGGCTTCACCGGGTCGAAGGAGGACTTCATCACCGCCCTGGAGCCGCTGGCGAGCGCCGGGTACCGGGCCGTGGCGGTGGACCAACGCGGCCAGTTCGAGACGCCCGGCCCCGACGACCCCGCGGCGTACACGATCGAGGCCCTCGGCGCGGACGTCGTCGCCGTCGCCCGCGCCCTCGAGGACGGCCCGGTCCACCTCGTCGGGCACTCGTTCGGCGGCCTCGCCGTCCGTGCCGCGGTGATCGAGGACCCGGCCGCGATCCGGTCGGCGACCCTGCTGTGCTCGGGCCCCGGCGCGATCGCCGGGCCGGAGGCGACGCGGTGTCAGATGTTCCTCGAGCTGCTGGCCGAGATGGAGCTCCCGGAGATCTGGACGTTCATCTCCTCGATGGCCGAGGCGAACGACGAGTACACCGGCGTCGGCAGCGACGTCGTCGACTTCATGGGCCGCCGCTTCCGCTCCTCGGCGAAGGCGAGCCTGATCGGGATGGCGACGATCCTGCTCGACACCCCGGACCGCAGCGCCGATCTCGCCGCCACCGGCGTCCCGTTGCTGGTCGCCTACGGCGAGGACGACTTCATCTGGCCGCCCGCCGAGCAGGCCGCCATGGCCGCGCGGTTGGGCGCCCGGCACGAGGTGATCGCCGACGCCGCGCACTCCCCCGCGGTGCAGGCACCTGAGGCCTTCGCCCGTCTCATGATCGATTTCATCTCGACCCTCCCGTGA
- a CDS encoding ATP-binding protein translates to MELRTALRNDPGEVERARNLISACMQRWGMPEDGGVAPLLVSELVTNALRYGAQPMRMVAKQEGSTLRVEVHDARGGEPPRLRRAAPDSTHGRGMMIVDALAARWGWSEFGGEKQVWFELDLEPASPAIEPAAEAPEDTASAVESSDEVVAA, encoded by the coding sequence GTGGAGCTTCGCACTGCCCTGCGCAACGACCCGGGTGAGGTCGAGCGGGCACGGAACCTGATCAGCGCGTGCATGCAGCGCTGGGGTATGCCGGAGGACGGCGGCGTTGCGCCGCTCCTCGTCAGCGAGCTCGTCACCAATGCCTTGCGCTACGGCGCGCAGCCGATGCGGATGGTCGCGAAGCAGGAGGGCTCGACCCTGCGGGTCGAGGTCCACGACGCCCGGGGCGGCGAGCCGCCGCGGCTGCGTCGCGCGGCGCCGGACAGCACCCACGGCCGCGGGATGATGATCGTCGACGCGCTGGCCGCCCGGTGGGGCTGGTCCGAGTTCGGCGGGGAGAAGCAGGTCTGGTTCGAGCTGGACCTGGAGCCGGCGTCGCCGGCGATCGAGCCCGCCGCCGAGGCCCCCGAGGACACCGCCTCCGCGGTCGAGAGCTCCGACGAGGTCGTCGCGGCCTGA
- a CDS encoding DUF6758 family protein produces the protein MSGHPSCARCGRPVRAPGIWSNSWRCEVHEDVEPLAPVGLPTRERIERELHAGPSPDVPFWLPWPLPTGWLATGITHAGDDRHGVRATAVAFTGPNPVGGPADLVIVAEEPGVGLGARCAGLAGPDPGTDIATQVPHAKIAAAGHPTALWCVPGAPDRAVYVGEALGCWLWLILTPASAGALVADHITLIDLRDAPCDLDLPLGPALTTLPSGPDGPEQT, from the coding sequence GTGAGCGGCCACCCCTCCTGCGCGCGCTGCGGCCGCCCCGTCCGGGCCCCGGGCATCTGGTCGAACTCCTGGCGCTGCGAGGTGCACGAGGACGTCGAGCCGCTCGCTCCCGTCGGCCTGCCCACCCGGGAGCGCATCGAGCGCGAACTCCACGCGGGTCCGTCCCCGGACGTGCCGTTCTGGCTGCCGTGGCCGCTCCCGACCGGGTGGCTCGCCACCGGCATCACGCACGCCGGCGACGACCGCCACGGCGTGCGCGCGACCGCGGTCGCCTTCACCGGTCCGAATCCGGTCGGCGGACCGGCCGATCTCGTGATCGTCGCCGAGGAGCCGGGGGTCGGCCTGGGAGCGCGCTGCGCGGGCCTGGCCGGTCCCGACCCCGGCACCGACATCGCGACGCAGGTTCCGCACGCCAAGATCGCCGCCGCCGGCCACCCGACCGCGCTGTGGTGCGTGCCGGGTGCGCCGGACCGCGCGGTCTACGTCGGGGAGGCGCTCGGGTGCTGGCTCTGGCTGATCCTGACGCCGGCGTCGGCCGGCGCGTTGGTGGCCGACCACATCACGCTGATCGACCTGCGTGACGCCCCGTGCGACCTGGACCTGCCCCTGGGGCCGGCCCTGACGACGTTGCCGAGCGGCCCGGACGGACCCGAGCAGACCTGA
- a CDS encoding NUDIX hydrolase — MLRTVRVPCVGAVVHDDDHRLLVVRRVNPPGAGRWSLPGGRVEGAESDLDAVRREVLEETGLIVAVGVRVGTVEIPAGDLVFDVRDYACAPLGGDLVAGDDADAVRWVSRAELLQLDVVPGLIDTLSSWGVLPA; from the coding sequence GTGCTGCGAACCGTCCGCGTGCCCTGCGTCGGGGCCGTCGTCCACGACGACGACCACCGGTTGCTCGTGGTGCGCCGGGTCAACCCGCCGGGCGCCGGGCGCTGGTCCCTGCCGGGTGGGCGGGTCGAGGGCGCCGAGAGCGACCTCGACGCGGTCCGCCGCGAGGTGCTGGAGGAGACGGGCCTGATCGTGGCGGTCGGCGTCCGCGTCGGGACGGTCGAGATCCCGGCCGGCGACCTCGTCTTCGACGTCCGCGACTACGCGTGCGCCCCGCTCGGCGGCGACCTCGTCGCCGGCGACGACGCCGACGCCGTGCGGTGGGTCAGCCGCGCCGAACTCCTGCAGCTCGACGTCGTCCCCGGGCTGATCGACACCCTGAGCTCCTGGGGAGTGCTGCCCGCGTGA